One segment of Setaria viridis chromosome 4, Setaria_viridis_v4.0, whole genome shotgun sequence DNA contains the following:
- the LOC117852997 gene encoding ERAD-associated E3 ubiquitin-protein ligase HRD1 isoform X2: MIRLQTYAAFSLLATASAVYYAFSSRDQFYPAMVYLSTSKICFVLLLNTGLVAMCVAWQLVKRIFLGSLREAEVERLNEQSWREVVEILFAVTIFRQDFSVSFLAMVAALLLVKALHWLAGKRVEYIETTPSVPTLSHIRIVSFMAFLLIVDCLFLSNSLRSLIQKREASVAIFFSFEYMILATSTVSTFVKYVFYVSDMLMEGQWEKKAVYTFYLELISDLVHLSLYMLFFIAIFLNYGVPLHLIRELYETFRNFKIRIADYVRYRKITSNMNERFPDATTEELNASDATCIICREEMTTAKKLLCGHLFHVHCLRSWLERQHTCPTCRAPIIPPDNGRAAAARQHGAQPGVQPGTGTPASEGASGENMSRRQAKLEAAAAAASLYGRSFAYPPANNLNRSGPPQSTSSTPQAEASSSNQSQKDQELQFQNTSNGLAPLPFNAHGAIGSGASTRDLENSLQKAQENFIKSQIEMLQIQLQMVQRGAAALANNNENAEHTKND, translated from the exons ATGATCCGTCTTCAGACGTACGCGGCGTTCAGCCTGctggcgacggcgtcggcggtgTACTACGCCTTCAGCAGCCGGGACCAGTTCTACCCGGCGATGGTCTACCTCTCCACCTCCAAGATCTGCTTCGTGCTGCTCCTCAACACGGGCCTCGTCGCCATGTGCGTCGCCTGGCAGCTCGTCAAGCGCATCTTCCTGGGGTCGCTCCGGGAGGCCGAGGTCGAGCGCCTCAACGAGCAGTCCTGGCGGGAGGTCGTCGAGATCCTCTTCGCGGTCACCATCTTCCGCCAGGACTTCTCCGTCTCCTTCCTCGCCATGGTCGCCGCGCTGCTCCTCGTTAAGGCGCTGCACTGGCTGGCAGGGAAGAGGGTCGAGTACATCGAAACCACGCCTTCCGTGCCCACGCTATCGCACATCAGGATCGTCTCCTTCATGGCGTTCCTGCTCATTGTCGACTGCCTCTTCCTGTCCAACTCGCTCAGGTCGCTCATACAGAAGCGGGAGGCGTcagttgccatcttcttctcctttga GTATATGATACTAGCAACATCCACTGTGTCAACGTTTGTGAAGTATGTATTCTATGTCAGTGACATGCTAATGGAAGGTCAATGGGAGAAGAAAGCAGTTTATACATTTTACTTGGAGCTCATCAGTGACCTTGTGCACTTGTCATTATACATGCTGTTCTTCATAGCTATCTTCCT GAACTATGGTGTCCCACTGCACTTAATTCGTGAGCTATATGAGACCTTCCGCAACTTCAAAATTCGCATAGCAGATTATGTGCGCTACAGAAAGATCACTTCCAACATGAATGAGCGCTTTCCAGATGCTACAACAGAAGAGCTCAATGC GAGCGATGCTACATGTATCATTTGCCGTGAGGAGATGACTACAGCAAAGAAGCTGCTTTGTGGGCATCTGTTCCATGTGCATTGTCTAAGGTCATGGCTAGAGCGCCAACACACTTGCCCCACGTGCAGAGCTCCAATCATTCCCCCAGATAATGGACGTGCGGCAGCAGCACGACAACATGGAGCTCAGCCTGGAGTTCAGCCTG GTACTGGTACTCCTGCCTCAGAAGGAGCATCAGGTGAGAACATGAGCAGGCGCCAAGCAAAACTtgaagcagctgctgcagctgcttctTTATATGGAAGATCTTTTGCTTATCCTCCAGCGAACAACCTAAATAG GTCAGGTCCTCCCCAGTCTACATCAAGTACACCACAAGCTGAAGCAAGTAGCTCCAATCAGTCTCAGAAAGACCAAGAACTGCAGTTCCAAAACACCAGCAATGGTTTAGCACCTCTGCCTTTTAATGCACATGGTGCGATTGGTTCAGGAGCAAGCACCAGGGATCTTGAAAATTCACTGCAGAAGGCAC
- the LOC117852997 gene encoding ERAD-associated E3 ubiquitin-protein ligase HRD1 isoform X1, with the protein MIRLQTYAAFSLLATASAVYYAFSSRDQFYPAMVYLSTSKICFVLLLNTGLVAMCVAWQLVKRIFLGSLREAEVERLNEQSWREVVEILFAVTIFRQDFSVSFLAMVAALLLVKALHWLAGKRVEYIETTPSVPTLSHIRIVSFMAFLLIVDCLFLSNSLRSLIQKREASVAIFFSFEYMILATSTVSTFVKYVFYVSDMLMEGQWEKKAVYTFYLELISDLVHLSLYMLFFIAIFLNYGVPLHLIRELYETFRNFKIRIADYVRYRKITSNMNERFPDATTEELNASDATCIICREEMTTAKKLLCGHLFHVHCLRSWLERQHTCPTCRAPIIPPDNGRAAAARQHGAQPGVQPAAGTGTPASEGASGENMSRRQAKLEAAAAAASLYGRSFAYPPANNLNRSGPPQSTSSTPQAEASSSNQSQKDQELQFQNTSNGLAPLPFNAHGAIGSGASTRDLENSLQKAQENFIKSQIEMLQIQLQMVQRGAAALANNNENAEHTKND; encoded by the exons ATGATCCGTCTTCAGACGTACGCGGCGTTCAGCCTGctggcgacggcgtcggcggtgTACTACGCCTTCAGCAGCCGGGACCAGTTCTACCCGGCGATGGTCTACCTCTCCACCTCCAAGATCTGCTTCGTGCTGCTCCTCAACACGGGCCTCGTCGCCATGTGCGTCGCCTGGCAGCTCGTCAAGCGCATCTTCCTGGGGTCGCTCCGGGAGGCCGAGGTCGAGCGCCTCAACGAGCAGTCCTGGCGGGAGGTCGTCGAGATCCTCTTCGCGGTCACCATCTTCCGCCAGGACTTCTCCGTCTCCTTCCTCGCCATGGTCGCCGCGCTGCTCCTCGTTAAGGCGCTGCACTGGCTGGCAGGGAAGAGGGTCGAGTACATCGAAACCACGCCTTCCGTGCCCACGCTATCGCACATCAGGATCGTCTCCTTCATGGCGTTCCTGCTCATTGTCGACTGCCTCTTCCTGTCCAACTCGCTCAGGTCGCTCATACAGAAGCGGGAGGCGTcagttgccatcttcttctcctttga GTATATGATACTAGCAACATCCACTGTGTCAACGTTTGTGAAGTATGTATTCTATGTCAGTGACATGCTAATGGAAGGTCAATGGGAGAAGAAAGCAGTTTATACATTTTACTTGGAGCTCATCAGTGACCTTGTGCACTTGTCATTATACATGCTGTTCTTCATAGCTATCTTCCT GAACTATGGTGTCCCACTGCACTTAATTCGTGAGCTATATGAGACCTTCCGCAACTTCAAAATTCGCATAGCAGATTATGTGCGCTACAGAAAGATCACTTCCAACATGAATGAGCGCTTTCCAGATGCTACAACAGAAGAGCTCAATGC GAGCGATGCTACATGTATCATTTGCCGTGAGGAGATGACTACAGCAAAGAAGCTGCTTTGTGGGCATCTGTTCCATGTGCATTGTCTAAGGTCATGGCTAGAGCGCCAACACACTTGCCCCACGTGCAGAGCTCCAATCATTCCCCCAGATAATGGACGTGCGGCAGCAGCACGACAACATGGAGCTCAGCCTGGAGTTCAGCCTG CTGCAGGTACTGGTACTCCTGCCTCAGAAGGAGCATCAGGTGAGAACATGAGCAGGCGCCAAGCAAAACTtgaagcagctgctgcagctgcttctTTATATGGAAGATCTTTTGCTTATCCTCCAGCGAACAACCTAAATAG GTCAGGTCCTCCCCAGTCTACATCAAGTACACCACAAGCTGAAGCAAGTAGCTCCAATCAGTCTCAGAAAGACCAAGAACTGCAGTTCCAAAACACCAGCAATGGTTTAGCACCTCTGCCTTTTAATGCACATGGTGCGATTGGTTCAGGAGCAAGCACCAGGGATCTTGAAAATTCACTGCAGAAGGCAC